The following are from one region of the Salvia splendens isolate huo1 chromosome 2, SspV2, whole genome shotgun sequence genome:
- the LOC121765858 gene encoding 1-aminocyclopropane-1-carboxylate oxidase homolog 1-like, which translates to MVLSCNGGDAYDWAKAVKEFDEAKSGVKGLVDAGVTELPRLFVHPAEHLLNNPTDPALQPELPTIDFAGLRQGRRREVVEAVRRASEEWGFFRIVNHGVPRQTMDAMLDAVRRFHEQPAEVKAPLYSDDSRRRVRFNSNSAIRENDAASWRDILTCVFNDDEIDRELIPEACREEVLEYVGRMIELRETMAEVMSEALGLPSNYLSEIECMKSEAMACLYYPVCPEPQKTLGTPKHSDTTFLTLLMQDTIGGLQILHGGQWVNVPPVPGALIANIGDLMQIISNDKFISVEHRVVAQPVGPRISVACFFTPSMSAAAKPFGPIKELLSDEKPAIYRKFMFRDYCQYYKIKGQDVSSALPHYKI; encoded by the exons ATGGTGCTTTCTTGCAACGGCGGCGATGCCTACGACTGGGCTAAAGCAGTGAAGGAATTCGACGAGGCGAAATCCGGCGTGAAGGGCCTAGTCGACGCCGGCGTGACGGAGCTCCCCCGCCTCTTCGTGCACCCGGCGGAGCATCTCCTCAACAACCCCACCGACCCGGCCCTGCAGCCGGAGCTCCCCACCATCGATTTCGCCGGGTTGCGGCAGGGCCGTCGGCGCGAGGTGGTGGAGGCGGTCCGCAGGGCGTCGGAGGAGTGGGGCTTCTTCCGCATCGTCAACCACGGCGTCCCTCGCCAGACGATGGACGCCATGCTTGACGCCGTGCGGCGCTTCCACGAGCAGCCGGCGGAGGTGAAGGCGCCGCTCTACTCCGACGACAGCCGGAGGCGGGTGAGGTTCAACAGCAACAGCGCGATAAGGGAGAACGACGCCGCCTCGTGGAGGGATATTCTGACGTGTGTTTTCAACGATGATGAGATCGATCGGGAGCTTATCCCGGAGGCGTGTAGGGAGGAGGTGCTGGAGTATGTGGGGCGGATGATCGAGCTCAGGGAGACCATGGCGGAGGTGATGTCGGAGGCGCTGGGGCTTCCGAGCAACTATTTGTCGGAGATAGAGTGTATGAAGAGTGAGGCAATGGCGTGTCTGTATTATCCGGTGTGCCCCGAGCCCCAGAAAACCCTAGGGACGCCCAAGCATTCCGACACCACGTTCCTCACCTTGCTTATGCAAGACACCATCGGCGGCCTCCAGATTCTCCACGGCGGTCAATGGGTCAACGTGCCGCCCGTGCCCGGGGCTCTCATTGCCAATATTGGTGACCTAATGCAG ATTATTAGCAATGACAAGTTCATAAGCGTGGAGCACAGAGTGGTGGCACAGCCGGTGGGGCCGAGGATATCGGTGGCGTGTTTCTTCACGCCGAGCATGAGTGCGGCGGCGAAGCCATTTGGTCCGATCAAGGAGCTATTGTCTGATGAGAAGCCTGCTATATACAGGAAGTTTATGTTCAGAGACTACTGCCAGTATTACAAGATTAAAGGCCAAGATGTTTCCTCGGCTTTGCCTCATTACAAGATCTGA
- the LOC121792633 gene encoding notchless protein homolog, whose protein sequence is MTTQTGKGEDEKMEVEAVAAAQVVAAEETEESHRVICQLTDPEGTPLGSPIFLPETAGPKELQQLVNQLLNNEEKLPYAFYVSDHELAVQLGSYLQKNKVSVEKVITIVYQPQAVFRIRPVTRCSSTIAGHTEAVLSVSFSPDGCHLASGSGDTTVRMWDLNTQTPLFTCKGHKNWVLCIAWSPDGKYLVSGSKAGELICWDPQTGKSLGNPLMGHKKWITGISWEPVHLSAPCRRFVSASKDGDARIWDVALKKCIICLTGHTLAITCVKWGGDGFIYTGSQDCTIKIWETTQGKLIRELKGHGHWVNSLALSTEYVLRTGAFDHTGKHYSSPEEMKQVALERYNKMRGAAPERLVSGSDDFTMFLWEPAASKHPKNRMTGHQQLVNHVYFSPDGQWIASASFDKSVKLWNGVTGSFVAAFRGHVGPVYQISWSADSRLLLSGSKDSTLKVWDIRTQKLKQDLPGHADEVFAVDWSPDGEKVASGGKDKVLKLWMG, encoded by the exons ATGACAACACAAACCGGAAAAGGAGAAGACGAGAAGATGGAAGTTGAAGCTGTTGCAGCAGCACAAGTGGTTGCAGCTGAAGAGACAGAGGAGAGCCACCGCGTCATATGCCAGCTCACGGACCCGGAAGGAACGCCGCTCGGGTCGCCAATTTTCCTTCCGGAAACTGCTGGCCCTAAGGAACTCCAGCAGCTCGTCAATCAACTCCTCAACAAC GAGGAAAAATTGCCTTATGCCTTTTATGTGTCAGACCATGAGCTTGCAGTGCAGCTTGGATCATACCTTCAAAAGAATAAAG TTTCTGTGGAGAAGGTCATTACAATAGTTTACCAGCCCCAGGCAGTATTTCGAATACGTCCAGTGACTCGATGTTCTTCAACTATTGCTG GTCATACTGAAGCGGTGCTTTCTGTTTCCTTTAGCCCGGATGGATGCCATTTGGCTAGTGGATCAGGTGATACGACTGTTCGTATGTGGGATTTGAATACACAGACACCATTATTTACATGTAAAG GACACAAGAACTGGGTTCTTTGTATTGCATGGTCACCAGATGGTAAGTATCTTGTAAGTGGAAGCAAGGCTGGAGAACTGATATGCTGGGACCCACAGACTGGCAAATCATTGGGAAATCCACTTATG GGGCACAAGAAATGGATAACTGGAATTTCATGGGAGCCAGTGCATCTTAGTGCTCCATGCCGCCGCTTTGTCAGTGCTAGTAAAGATGGTGATGCAAGGATATGGGATGTTGCTTTGAAAAAATGTATTATATGTCTGACTGGACATACACTGGCCATAACCTGTGTGAAATGGGGAGGCGATGGATTCATATATACAGG ATCTCAGGATTGCACAATTAAAATCTGGGAGACTACACAAGGAAAGCTAATTCGGGAATTGAAG GGCCATGGGCATTGGGTGAATTCATTGGCATTGAGTACTGAGTATGTTCTCCGAACTGGTGCCTTTGATCACACTGGTAAACATTATTCATCTCCAGAGGAAATGAAGCAG GTTGCTTTGGAAAGATATAATAAGATGAGGGGCGCTGCTCCTGAAAGATTGGTGTCAGGTTCAGATGACTTTACCATGTTTCTATGGGAACCTGCTGCCAGTAAACACCCCAAAAATCGCATGACTGGTCATCAACAG CTTGTAAATCATGTTTACTTTTCTCCCGATGGGCAATGGATCGCTAGTGCCTCCTTTGATAAATCAGTCAAATTATGGAATGGAGTAACTGGAAGTTTTGTGGCTGCCTTCCGTGGTCATGTTGGGCCTGTTTACCAAATAAG CTGGTCAGCTGATAGTAGACTGCTTCTGAGTGGAAGCAAAGACTCAACTCTTAAG GTTTGGGATATTCGTACACAGAAGCTGAAACAAGATCTTCCAGGACATGCAGATGAA GTGTTTGCAGTTGACTGGAGTCCAGATGGTGAGAAAGTAGCATCTGGTGGTAAGGATAAGGTTCTGAAGCTATGGATGGGCTAG